A window of Macrotis lagotis isolate mMagLag1 chromosome 1, bilby.v1.9.chrom.fasta, whole genome shotgun sequence genomic DNA:
GCGCAAGGGTCGGGGAGGGGGGGAGGCCGAGAAGGGCGTCGGACGGAAGCGCATGCGCCGCGGCGCGGTTGGCGGGGAGGGCGCCCGGGGGCGGCTGAAGTCCTTCGGGGCCTACTGGAAGGTGAGAACCGCGGGAGCCCTGGCGGCCTGGGCTTAGCGGAGGGCAGGAGGTGGGCCGGGGCCCCGGGGCCGGGCGTAGCCCGGGTTCCTTCCGCAGCCGGACTCCTCCCCGCCCCCTGCGGCGCCCCTCGGAGCCCCGCCCCCACCCGCCCGGTGCCCGGAGCAAGCAGGCTGGGGCaggaacggggggggggggggggggggggagggagggcacAGCCAGTGCAAGCCCCCAGAAACCGGTTATTTTCTGTGAACGTTCTGCCTTTGTAGGCTTCGCTTTCCCTCCAGACGAGCAGTGGAAGCGATCATGACCTTGCTCTCTGTGATTCGGATTTGCATACTATATTGGTTCTTTACTGACTCAGTTTCTCTAATTATAAAAGGGAATGACACTGAAATCATCTGACTTTAATGAGGGTGATGGCACTTGCACCATCTCTATCAGTGAAACCTTAAGGAAATAAAGTGGACTCTATGCttggtacaattttttttaggtttgtttggtttttttttttgctaggcaatggggttaagtggcttgcccaaggccacacagctagggaattattaagtgtctgagaccggatttgaacccaggcactcctgactccagggcggtgcttgatccactgcaccacctaggcgcccctacatttttttttaactttacaattttccccctaatctcgcttccctctccccaccccacacacaaaGCAGTCTttaattgtttccatgatatacacattgatctaagttgaatgtgatgagagagaaatcagatccttaatgaaaaaaaagtataacagcaaaattacacaataagataattttttttttaattaaaagtaatagtctttggtctgtgttcaaactctgcaattctttctctggatacagatggtattctccatcacagacatcccaaaattgttatgctttgtaaatttaaaaGAGCTTTTACTAGCCCATTTCTCTATCATTCTGGGGTAtggttttttcttcttaaaaaaacaaaaaaaaagtgcgGGCTATTCAGGCCAAGCATTGTGCATCTATGAGATGGACTTGATTGACTATCTCATGCTTGTCATTAGATTGTAGACTCCTTCAGGGCCAGGGCTGTCTGCTTCTCTTCTATCCCTAGCAATTGGCACAATGTCTGAAGTATAGCCTGAACAAGATTAAAATGCaaattgggaatttttttataattaaagaaaaaaagatttttgattaaaaaaataaaagcatgctTTTCTAGATTATTTTGTTGCTGCTCTGGGTTCCATATGTAAAATTTAGTGGTTCCtggttttatttgagtttgaagCATACTAGGATACTGAGAATAATGAGGAAGAGTTCCATTAAGCTAAAGGCACCTGAGCTTAACTTTAAAGGAAGCCTGGATTCTAAAAGATGGGAGATGAGTACATTTCTGCCGCAGGGAATTGAGCAGGTACAAAAGGTATATTGGCTTGGCTTGAAACCAGGACCTACCCAGCAAGAGCATCTTGCCATTTGCCCTGTTACAGTAATCATATCAGCGTGCTTGTTACTTGCCAGACaaacctccttttccatcttctaGTTCATGGTGGTGGGGGacaaaccatgacatcagggaggtaatgatgccatgacaagtacaagaattggatttgagtgagtggggctatgctaagtcaccggcctcacttctctggaaccatctgggtccagtgaccaaatatgaatcaggacaagtggagatggtactagatatgaggcaatcagggttaagtgacttgtctagggtcacacagctagttagtatcaagtgtctggatTCAAACGCCTTgtcctccaaggccagtgctctattcactgcactccccctagctgccccactttgaTGCTTGTCTACCCAGTACCAGATATAGTGCCTGATTCATAGTAGGCACTTACATGCTGGTCCATTCAACCATCCATCTTATTTTGGCAGCTCTGTGAAATATTGATGAGGCTTtagaagactattgcaatagaaTAGATGAGGGTCTTTTAGTGTCTTGAACCAAGGTGTTGGTTGTGTGAGTGAAAAAGAAGGATATTCTAGAGGTAGATTCCACTGAATTGTCGATTGCTACATATAAGGCCTGCTATGGTTTGGttctaggtggcaaagtgaatagaataccaggtctggaattaggaaaactcatcttcatgagttttcaagtctggtctcagtcacttagtagctgtgtgacctgggcaagtcacttaatcctatttgtcccagtttcctcatctgtaaaatgagctcaagaatgaaatggcaaaccactccaatatctttgccaagaaaaacctcaaatagtGTTGGACACAACAACAATCTTACTGAGCTTTCTCTCCACCCCTTATTCACCTACATATTTTACATTCACTCAGTTTGGACAGTTTGCCATGCACCTCCCAGCTCTGTACATTTGCATAAGCATCCATGTTGCCTAGAACAtactcttttctcatttcttttaggaTCCTTAGTCAAGATTTAGTTTAGATTTTATATCCTCCATGAAGTATATTCCCTCTGCCTTCTATCCTTCAACAAATATTCTATCCAATCTCTTTGCTCCACAATCCTTAAACCTTAACTGGAAATAGGATAGGACTTGTGTGACATGTCTTTCCTTGAAgagaactccctctaccaatacaaGTTCACCCACCTTTTTTTGCAATTTAGAGTCTCAGAGTTAACTGGAGTATTGAGAGATAAAATGTTTTGCCTGAGGTCCACAGATAACTGTGTTGGAGGCTGAATAATCTGACTTTACAGATTTCAAAGCAACTTCTTTGTCCACTAGCCAGGTAGCTTTTCAACccttcatagatttagagctggccATTTCATTTTTATGCAGTTGAATTTATACAGGCCTATagagatttaaatgactttcttaagtAGTTGACCTGGGCCCTGTCTCCAAATCCAACATCTTTTCCCTGTACTATTCTACTTTTATTATTCTAATCTGTGATGATGTTTATCTCTTCTGCTTTCACAACAGATAAGGAATATAAGTTCCTCAAGGTCTGAGAATTGtttaatttctgtctttgtatctctagtacctATCAAAATTCCTTGCATCTAATAGTTACTTAATTAGTAGTGTATTTTACTATTGTTGTTAGAGAAATCACTAGAGAATTGATCATTTTGTAAGCAGTGTTATTTCACAGCAAAAATCACAATTGTGCTTCTAAGTATTTCTGGTTGAAAATTCAGGTttatccctccttttcttttttaatattaaagataaaaaaaacagtgaaagtAGATGATGTCACAGTTgatgatatgattttatttaacttatttttgaTTGTATAATTTTACAGGTCAttacttggaatgcaactgagtcTGAACAACCATGAAGTGGCTATGTATAATTATGAACCCCACATTAAGATACTCTATTTTGGTAAATATAGCAGTGCTTCCAAACCGGATGAAAGTTATCCCATGTCCTCATATAATTAGTAATAGAGTGATGTCAAATTATACACCTAAAAggaaaatcatagaatattacaATATACTTAACCTTAATGAAGGCTGTTCTGCTGTTGAAGTAAGAGAATCATTTCGTCAACTTGCAAAGCAGTTCCATCCAGATAGTGGATCCAGTACAGCTGATCCTGCGGCATTTATACAGATAGAAGAAGCCTATAGGGTGGTACTTGACCATGTAAcggagaaaacaaaaaagagacaaagtaaAATTGAGCAAGAGGAGGATGAAGATACAGCTAAATATAAAACGCCACAACATAGACATTATTTAAGTTTTGAAGGTTTTGGTTTGGGAACTCCAAGTCAACGAGAAAAACAATATAGGCAATTTAGAGCAGATCGTGCTAGTGAACAAGTAATGGAATATCAAAAGCAGAAACTGGAAAAACAATATTATGCTAATAGTGTGACTGCCAAAAATGTAAGACAAAGTAAGAATCAAAAAATAACTCAAGCAATTGAACGATTAGTAGAGGACCTCATTCAGGAGTCAATGGCTAAAGGAGACTTTGATAATCTCAGTGGTAAAGGAAAACCACTGAAAAAATTCTCTGGTTGTTCATACCTTGATCCTATGACTCACAACCTGAACAGGATTCTGATAGAGAATGGATACCAGCCTGAATGGATTTTAatgcaaaaggaaataaatgacacTATTGTGCAACTCCGACAAGACATTCTGGTTTCAAGGAATAAACTTGGGCATCCGATGACATCAAATGAGCTAAAGCAATGGAGCCAAGTTTGTGAGAAgtttcaagaaaatataaaaaaattaaacaagagaattaattattttaatttgattgttCCTATTCTAAACAGACAAAAAGTTCATTTTGATGCAGAGAAAGAAATTGCCAGAGCtctaaaaaattttgaaaacctAAAAGAAGCAAGCAAGATTGACAATAAAAGTACACCTAACATTAAACCAGAAAATGTTAAAACAGTTGGATTCAAGGCAAGTTTTTTTAAATGGCTAAATCTGTGGTAATGAAGTTAAATGTGAGCATTTCAAGATTCAGTGCCATtgtgttttaaagtttttgtttttgttttttaacatatgCTGACCTTAAACATGATCATACTTGCAAGAATTTATGTCTTcccatctcttttattttcttcttttgtcagtGACTGGAagttatttaatgaatgaatttcCAACTAATCTTTAGTATGCATATGCACATCAActatctgtcaaaaaaaaaatccaaaaaccacGAACCTAAGAGGACTCATTTTAGAGGCAGGAGAAACCACATTCAACAAACTCTGGATTTAAAAGCATTAATCATCAAGTGAAATAAGCTAATATAAGAATATGGGTATGTGGTTAATAAAGATTACATCTACTATTAAACTATTTTTGCAGTAAGGATGTATCTGTTCACATTAAATGAACAAGCCATTGTTTAGCTactgttttttccccttgctttgtAATTGATGCAGTTTATTGCTTGATCATTTTTGACTGTTATTGCTAGAGCTATTCAGAATGAAAGGAGCAACCACTTCAGATCCAGATTCATCCACAGTGCATATACATAAAGTATAGTATTAGCAGTAATGGATTTATAAATGTGTTCATACTTTAAcagataaaataatgtttttctttagATGAGAAATTGTTCAGATTTAGCAAAATGATGTTTAAGGAAATTGAGCAAAATTGAGCTTCCCAAGATTcctcttttattcttccaatATCTTTCAATTGTGGTAGTCCCTCTAAAAAGAATGGGatggaaatattaaaattaatatcttaaatagaaaaatggggttaatatTTCTAATCACTGTAATTTTTTAACTGAcagcaaccatttattaagctactgtatatataaatatatgtatcagATAATAAGTactaaaaattccaaagaaagtaaacaattaaaaaataatcccaGTTCTCAGACTAAGGAAGAAAGATACCATAACAGATTATTAAATTTAGCTATATTTGTGATTGAGAAACTTGGTGCGTTGCACCGCTTTTGACAGAACAAGTAGTTTTACAAATGTATGATAGTTAAACAAAActacttttcaaaaatgaaatctcTTTCCATTCTGATTAGTTATCATATGTGGTTGGTTGTATTGTTTAATaaagtacatttttatttatattgaggtTATTTATAAGGTCATTATTAGttacattcaaaataactatGAAATTTTAGGTTGCTGACAAGACCTGTAATCTACTATTTCAAGAAGGctgaaattctttgttataatcaGATCTGAAATCCTTAAATGCTTGCTTTGATGGTTTTGATTTCATTGATGGGAGGATTCCTTCCTGTACTACAAACTAACCCATCAACTTCTAATCCTGTGACTCTTGTCCTTGTCTtgtaaatattttacaaagtgTCACCTACTTGCTAGGTAGATTCTATATTTCTAGATCCTACCTGGTTTCCAGTGGAACAAGTAGGCTCTTATCACCTCTTACCCTTGCTTTGTAATTGGATTACCTCATTGTTTCAACATCTTTCTAATAATACTCTATACAATAGCTTCTTTATTGCCTTTTCATGGCTTCCAGTTTCTTTTTAGATAATCTGCAAATAGTAGCAAATAAGAAATAAGCTAAGAACTGAATTTAGAAAATCAGACTCATTGATTGCAGATAAAAGTTTCATGATTTCAACACATATACTTTAAATTTGCAGGCATTgtcttataataaaattaatcataaaaaccaaaaaaaaaaatgaatcaattatACTATAAATAGAGATATATTTAGAAAGCAAAAGAACCTAAAATTAAGTCTCTGGCACATTGGATAGCTCTATTAGGGAGGACCTTTGTGAGAAGATGGAGAAGTTCCATAGGATGATGAGGTATTCATGGATTTTTAATTTACACTGATAGAGAATGCCCATTCCAAAGTCATGCATCCATTGATGcaaaaagtataatatattcaaatatgtactgtgtgtttgtgtgtgtgtatgtgtgtgtgtgtgtgtgtatatatatatacatacatacatacatagtctGTATTAGCCCTTAATATCCATCATCTACCTGTTACACTTGAATGTATATTCTCTTTATTCTTAGCTAAAAGTCTACCGCAATACAAATTAACCTTATAGTGTAAAAGTTTTCaaacttcaggggtggctaggtggcatagtggataaagcaccggccctggagtcaggagtgcctgggttcaaatccggtctcagatgcttagtaactacctagctgtgtggccttgggcaagccacttaaccccgtttgccttgcaaaaaaaaaaaaggttttcaaaTTTCAGCTAGTACTTCCCTtaatctttcatttattcattcattgagtAGTATTTATGTACAAGACTCCATCTCTATATCCCTGCATATATACTCTATGCAGGGATATAGAGATGAATGAAATAGGGTCTCTGGTCTCCTTGAGTTAATActcttacttatttttatttttatttttttagatttttcaaggcagtggggttaagtggtttgcctaaggccacatagctaggtaataagcatctgagaccggatttgaacccaggcactcctgactccagggccggtgctttatccagtatgccacctagctgccccaagttaaTACTCTTAATAAGAATTTATAAcaaagctattttctttttttaattataaatttcttatttattttgagctttacaatttttcccataatcttacttccccccacccacccaatttgtcagtctttacattgtttccatgctatacaatgatccaaattgaatatgatgagagggaaatcagatctttaaagaagaaacataaagtataacagatagcaagatcagacaataaaatcaattttttttccctaaattaaaggtaatagtccttggtctttgttcaaatttcacagttctttctctggatacagatggtattctccattgcagtcagccccaaattgcccctcattgttgcactgatggaataagtgagtccatcaaagttggtcatcccccccatgttgctgttagggtgtacagtgtttttcaggttctgctcatctcactcagcatcaattcatgcaaatccttccaggcttccctgaatttccatccctcctggtttctaatagagcaatagtgttccatgacatacatataccacagtttactaagtcattccccaactgaaggacatttccaattctttgccaccacaagcagggctgctatgaatatttttatacaagtgatataACAAAGCTATTTTCAAGAAATATAGAACAAGCTtacaaaataaaagcatttgGACAAGCCATTTAGCTAACTACAGCTTGACCCTTAAGTCAAATTTCTTCCACTTTACATGTTAGTTTCCAACCTTCTTAATTGCtggatataaaatgaaaatgtagaaGTGTTGCCAGTTTTGATAAACTTGGCAATATTTTATCATGGACAGTAAagtattaaaaaagattttttagaaaatgaattttcatatTTGAAGAATACAAATTTAGTTAATTTTAAAACTGCAATCTGTTTGAATTCATCCAATTTATCTAATATGGGAGATTGAGATTGTCAGTGCTTACATAAGAAAATAGTTTAATAATTTACAAATCTGATGAAATTAGTGTGAATAGTCTTTCCtttggggcatttttttttacatctccATTGTCTTTGAAAGTTGCAGTTACTAAGAAAATTCGTAACCCTCTGCAAATCAGATGAACCTTCTAATACAGACAGGGTTTTGAATGAAAAAAACGAGGTCTAATTCCCAGCTCATTACATAATACCTTTCTAACTTTGTAGAATTGTCTAGAACTTGTGCTTCACTGGCAGAACTTTCACAAGTCTAGTATTGCCTTCAATGAATAGGCATAGGaggaagaatttattatttattggcAATATATAACAAATGTCCTAAAATatcccatttttttaaagttttttgcaaggcaatggggttaagtggcttgcccaagaccacacagtgtctgagtcagtgtctgatgccagatttgaaaggtactcctgactccagggttggttctctatccactgtaccacctagatgcccctcccatattgttttaaaaagtataattctgAAGTAGTTTAGCAACTGTTTATATAGAGAAATTTTTTGCTAATATCTTTAtggtatattatttattttgatgattatttaaAAGATCAAATAACAAATGACTCCTTACTATAAGTCGATAATCAATTATAATCAGTTATAATCAAATGTAATATGTTGGGAAGCTAATATGATTAACAGAATCCATTCATTTTCTGGATCTTGTTTTGACTATTCTTGATAATACGAATTACCAATGACTTCAGTATAATCCTGGGGGCCCTAATCTGGATTTTTTTCTATcatcaggagaaggaaaagagaatctATAGAGTTATTGTAAAGGGATCCATGAATCCATTTGGATAACCAAGCAATGTCATTTTAATCTTTTAGTGCTAACAAAATATGAAGGATCACAGTATTAATACATAAATTGAAAGTCTTGCACATATCTGTACCACTTTTTCAAATGCATGTAGATattttgattaataaaaaaattcattgaattttttaaattcatagctGATTTATTTTTGTGGATACAATATCAGCAGATTTATTAGTACaagtattaaattaaaagttctcATACTTAAAAAGGTTGGGAATCACTGATCTAAGTCTCTCCTTGTTCTCCTGCACCAATCATACCTGGGAACTTGTTGAAGAGACAACTTTGAAATAATTTCCCAATTTCCCTTAACTATCTTTGGAACTTTGAGACTGGCTAGGTTTAGACACTACATAGACAATTTTAGAAGAGCAAGGTTTGAACTTAGTATCAAAACCTAATCTTTTGAGAATAGTTAACACATGTCAGTGGAGCATACTCTTATCTGCCCTTCTTAGTGGGATAGATATGGCATGTGGAAATATTCCCTGCCTCTTTCCAATCCATTATGTGGAACTTTGGAGGCTTTTTCTAGCTATTCATGACCAGTTGGCTGCAAAACTGTCAACATCTGATGAAATTAATGTGGATACTCTTTCCTAATTGAATGTGCATAGCTCCTTTTAAGTTTGAGTCTATTCTTCCTGGGGAATTAGTATATCTCTGAAATGCTTTGTGTCAATTATTTTTGCAGAATCATTTCACTAAatggtttattaaaaaaaaccttttatgcCCTTACTTCACTCATCAAACACTGCAAAATGACCTTCTCTCTGTTCTATTTCCATCTTGTTTTTGTGGTATTCCCTCCCAGGCCTGAAATGCATGCCTTTCTTATCTCAGCACAACAAGAAGTCTTTTCCTCAAGCCCCCAGTTGCTAATGCACTCTCTCCCACACCTACTTTGTATTTTTCAGATATTATACAGGTTATCACAAAAGCCTTAGtgtgcagttttaagctattaaactTTAATAAAGTTTATGTGGTCTCCATTCTgaagtaagttccttgaggatagggagtattcatttttgtctttatatctccattTCTTATCACAGTCTGGCACATGATTCATTGATAGTTGAACAGCCAGGTCAAACCAGTTACTTAACACCTTGTTTTTGTACTCTCACTCTTTAATTCCTGTGCCTAATTGGTGGAGCAGGGGTAGAGAGGGCATACATTAATTTAGCCATAAAATTTGTAACTTTCTAGGGCCTTATgctataaaatttaatttttttttttttggtttttgcaaggcaatagaattGGCCAAAGGTTTACcagctaggtatttatttataagtatctgaatctggatttgaactcaggtccacctgactccctTGCTGGTGCCctacccattgtgccacccagctgccccccaaaatTCAATCTTTAAAATTGAATGTTGTGATTAGAGAAAGActgaatttttatgatttctatcactcataagaaaattattttcttctctataattGCTTTGAGTTTGAAGGAATTTAGATAGAGAAAACCTAGACTGGGTGAAGTACCTCAAAAGTGAGCAGGAATTTGCTACTGAACCTTTGATGTTTTTTACAGTTTTGTATAATCAGTTGCTGTAAGGTTATGAAATAAATTCCTATTGTAGGAAGTTCTAAATTGGTGATATAATAGGAAAAGACTATCAgacttttattaaaataaagattcaaATATAGATGGcagtcttttttaatttttttatttaagtcaatggggttaagagtgatttgcccaaggtcacccagctagccaATTATTTGGTGTCTGAGattccaggtccttctgactccagatgaCTGCGCCATCTAGCAGCCAGTATTAAccatggatttgaattcataggatctgggttcaaatttataCTTTGTTACTTAGAAGCTGCACGACCTTGGATAAATGACTTTagttttctgggtctcagtttccttgtctaaaaAGAGTGAATTGAACTAatataacttatttattttttatttttctgtttttgcaaggaaaatggggttaagtgacttgcccaatgccataccccaaggtaattattaagtgtctgaggccggatttgaactcaggtcctcctgactccagggcaggtgctctatctactgtgccacctagctgcccccactgtgctacctagctgccccaaaactaaTATAACTTCTAAGATCATTTATGATTAGAAGTTCTATAGTAAGTTTTACCTGAAAATAGCATTCTCACTAAATATTTTCCCTCCAGACCCAAAGGGAAATGACCTATGAGTTAAGTTTGCTTCATTTGACTTGAATGTGATGTCACATAGATTAAAGAATAGGTTTTTGGGCAGCTAGACTGTGTCCATGAGCCTATGATCTCATGTTTTACACGACTGCacattataacctatatcaaattgcttgccttctcaaggggagagaaagaatttgaaactt
This region includes:
- the DNAJC28 gene encoding dnaJ homolog subfamily C member 28; amino-acid sequence: MKWLCIIMNPTLRYSILVNIAVLPNRMKVIPCPHIISNRVMSNYTPKRKIIEYYNILNLNEGCSAVEVRESFRQLAKQFHPDSGSSTADPAAFIQIEEAYRVVLDHVTEKTKKRQSKIEQEEDEDTAKYKTPQHRHYLSFEGFGLGTPSQREKQYRQFRADRASEQVMEYQKQKLEKQYYANSVTAKNVRQSKNQKITQAIERLVEDLIQESMAKGDFDNLSGKGKPLKKFSGCSYLDPMTHNLNRILIENGYQPEWILMQKEINDTIVQLRQDILVSRNKLGHPMTSNELKQWSQVCEKFQENIKKLNKRINYFNLIVPILNRQKVHFDAEKEIARALKNFENLKEASKIDNKSTPNIKPENVKTVGFKASFFKWLNLW